One stretch of Miscanthus floridulus cultivar M001 chromosome 18, ASM1932011v1, whole genome shotgun sequence DNA includes these proteins:
- the LOC136520353 gene encoding uncharacterized protein isoform X1, whose amino-acid sequence MPPERTRMEELWQREVGGLPPKCFANSVMASKEYVQSLNIQMRLRKHRGCVNTISFSADGRLLLSGSDDRTLVLWDWQEAAPALSFHTGHSNNVYHALFMPVSGDRSIVSCAADGEVIHSQIQEGGRVITDKLVELEFAVHRLAVEPASPHTFYCCCQDSSVWLFDLRGENAMELFKCRAPDYYAAENIALYAIALDPRKPCCFAVAGSDQYVRIYDTRKIFVDGNSSSSRPTEHFCPPHLIGQIEEEITGLAYSQTSELLASYSHDDIYLFSREHGLHFNNVEVNKQLLKDAIDPSFSFGDKLPIPKTFKGHENVETMKGVNFLGPNCDFVTSGSDCGNICIWRKKDAELIRAMRGDKRIVNCVEQHPCGIVLASSGIDKDIKIWEPGEGENLSITEAHEDDEDIWISSDYDSDGFIINDGFGYVIDLDPIHLYENGDHESEEDEDTSSEEHDDGDNSAEEEDDGDNSAEEEDFDGGNSAGDEGDD is encoded by the exons ATGCCGCCGGAGAGGACGAGGATGGAGGAGCTGTGGCAGCGCGAGGTCGGCGGCCTCCCACCCAAGTGCTTCGCCAACTCCGTCATGGCCTCCAAG GAGTATGTGCAGTCTCTCAACATCCAAATGCGGCTACGGAAGCACAGGGGCTGTGTCAACACGATAAGCTTCAGCGCCGACGGGAGGCTGCTCCTCTCCGGGTCCGACGACCGGACCCTCGTGCTCTGGGACTGGCAGGAGGCGGCGCCGGCCTTGTCGTTCCACACCGGGCACAGCAACAACGTCTACCACGCGCTGTTCATGCCTGTCTCGGGTGATCGGAGCATCGTCTCATGCGCTGCTGATGGGGAG GTGATCCATTCGCAGATACAGGAAGGGGGTCGAGTGATTACAGACAAACTCGTTGAGTTGGAGTTTGCAGTACACAGGTTGGCTGTTGAGCCAGCAAGTCCTCACACGTTCTACTGCTGCTGCCAAGATAGCTCCGtgtggctt TTTGATCTCAGGGGGGAAAATGCCATGGAACTATTTAAATGTAGGGCTCCGGACTATTACGCTGCTGAAAACATCGCACTCTATGCTATTGCCTTAGACCCAAGGAAGCCCTGTTGTTTCGCAGTTGCTGGATCAGATCAGTATGTAAGGATATATGATACCCGCAAGATTTTTGTGGATGGGAATTCTAGTTCCAGTCGCCCAACTGAGCACTTCTGCCCTCCACATTTGATTGGTCAAATTGAAGAAGAAATAACTGGTTTGGCCTACTCACAGACCAGCGAGCTATTAGCGTCCTATAGTCATGACGATATCTACCTTTTCTCAAGAGAGCATGGTTTACACTTCAACAATGTTGAGGTCAATAAACAACTCCTGAAGGATGCGATTGACCCTTCCTTTTCCTTTGGTGATAAGTTGCCTATACCTAAGACATTCAAGGGACACGAGAACGTAGAAACCATGAAGGGGGTCAACTTCCTTGGGCCCAACTGTGATTTTGTTACCTCAGGGTCAGACTGTGGCAATATATGTATCTGGAGAAAGAAGGATGCAGAACTGATCAGAGCGATGCGTGGAGATAAGCGGATTGTAAACTGTGTCGAACAGCACCCTTGTGGGATTGTTCTAGCAAGTAGTGGCATTGATAAAGATATCAAGATTTGGGAACCTGGTGAAGGTGAAAACCTCTCCATCACTGAAGCTCACGAG GACGATGAAGATATTTGGATCTCCAGTGATTATGATTCTGATGGCTTTATTATCAACGACGGCTTTGGTTATGTGATAGACTTGGATCCTATCCATTTATATGAAAACGGTGATCATGAATCTGAGGAGGATGAAGATACATCGTCAGAGGAACATGATGACGGAGATAACAGTGCCGAAGAAGAAGACGATGGTGACAACAGTGCCGAAGAAGaagattttgatggtggaaacAGTGCTGGAGATGAGGGCGATGATTGA
- the LOC136520353 gene encoding uncharacterized protein isoform X2: MPPERTRMEELWQREVGGLPPKCFANSVMASKSLNIQMRLRKHRGCVNTISFSADGRLLLSGSDDRTLVLWDWQEAAPALSFHTGHSNNVYHALFMPVSGDRSIVSCAADGEVIHSQIQEGGRVITDKLVELEFAVHRLAVEPASPHTFYCCCQDSSVWLFDLRGENAMELFKCRAPDYYAAENIALYAIALDPRKPCCFAVAGSDQYVRIYDTRKIFVDGNSSSSRPTEHFCPPHLIGQIEEEITGLAYSQTSELLASYSHDDIYLFSREHGLHFNNVEVNKQLLKDAIDPSFSFGDKLPIPKTFKGHENVETMKGVNFLGPNCDFVTSGSDCGNICIWRKKDAELIRAMRGDKRIVNCVEQHPCGIVLASSGIDKDIKIWEPGEGENLSITEAHEDDEDIWISSDYDSDGFIINDGFGYVIDLDPIHLYENGDHESEEDEDTSSEEHDDGDNSAEEEDDGDNSAEEEDFDGGNSAGDEGDD; encoded by the exons ATGCCGCCGGAGAGGACGAGGATGGAGGAGCTGTGGCAGCGCGAGGTCGGCGGCCTCCCACCCAAGTGCTTCGCCAACTCCGTCATGGCCTCCAAG TCTCTCAACATCCAAATGCGGCTACGGAAGCACAGGGGCTGTGTCAACACGATAAGCTTCAGCGCCGACGGGAGGCTGCTCCTCTCCGGGTCCGACGACCGGACCCTCGTGCTCTGGGACTGGCAGGAGGCGGCGCCGGCCTTGTCGTTCCACACCGGGCACAGCAACAACGTCTACCACGCGCTGTTCATGCCTGTCTCGGGTGATCGGAGCATCGTCTCATGCGCTGCTGATGGGGAG GTGATCCATTCGCAGATACAGGAAGGGGGTCGAGTGATTACAGACAAACTCGTTGAGTTGGAGTTTGCAGTACACAGGTTGGCTGTTGAGCCAGCAAGTCCTCACACGTTCTACTGCTGCTGCCAAGATAGCTCCGtgtggctt TTTGATCTCAGGGGGGAAAATGCCATGGAACTATTTAAATGTAGGGCTCCGGACTATTACGCTGCTGAAAACATCGCACTCTATGCTATTGCCTTAGACCCAAGGAAGCCCTGTTGTTTCGCAGTTGCTGGATCAGATCAGTATGTAAGGATATATGATACCCGCAAGATTTTTGTGGATGGGAATTCTAGTTCCAGTCGCCCAACTGAGCACTTCTGCCCTCCACATTTGATTGGTCAAATTGAAGAAGAAATAACTGGTTTGGCCTACTCACAGACCAGCGAGCTATTAGCGTCCTATAGTCATGACGATATCTACCTTTTCTCAAGAGAGCATGGTTTACACTTCAACAATGTTGAGGTCAATAAACAACTCCTGAAGGATGCGATTGACCCTTCCTTTTCCTTTGGTGATAAGTTGCCTATACCTAAGACATTCAAGGGACACGAGAACGTAGAAACCATGAAGGGGGTCAACTTCCTTGGGCCCAACTGTGATTTTGTTACCTCAGGGTCAGACTGTGGCAATATATGTATCTGGAGAAAGAAGGATGCAGAACTGATCAGAGCGATGCGTGGAGATAAGCGGATTGTAAACTGTGTCGAACAGCACCCTTGTGGGATTGTTCTAGCAAGTAGTGGCATTGATAAAGATATCAAGATTTGGGAACCTGGTGAAGGTGAAAACCTCTCCATCACTGAAGCTCACGAG GACGATGAAGATATTTGGATCTCCAGTGATTATGATTCTGATGGCTTTATTATCAACGACGGCTTTGGTTATGTGATAGACTTGGATCCTATCCATTTATATGAAAACGGTGATCATGAATCTGAGGAGGATGAAGATACATCGTCAGAGGAACATGATGACGGAGATAACAGTGCCGAAGAAGAAGACGATGGTGACAACAGTGCCGAAGAAGaagattttgatggtggaaacAGTGCTGGAGATGAGGGCGATGATTGA
- the LOC136520353 gene encoding uncharacterized protein isoform X3 encodes MPPERTRMEELWQREVGGLPPKCFANSVMASKEYVQSLNIQMRLRKHRGCVNTISFSADGRLLLSGSDDRTLVLWDWQEAAPALSFHTGHSNNVYHALFMPVSGDRSIVSCAADGEVIHSQIQEGGRVITDKLVELEFAVHRLAVEPASPHTFYCCCQDSSVWLFDLRGENAMELFKCRAPDYYAAENIALYAIALDPRKPCCFAVAGSDQYVRIYDTRKIFVDGNSSSSRPTEHFCPPHLIGQIEEEITGLAYSQTSELLASYSHDDIYLFSREHGLHFNNVEVNKQLLKDAIDPSFSFGDKLPIPKTFKGHENVETMKGVNFLGPNCDFVTSGSDCGNICIWRKKDAELIRAMRGDKRIVNCVEQHPCGIVLASSGIDKDIKIWEPGEGENLSITEAHEIFGSPVIMILMALLSTTALVM; translated from the exons ATGCCGCCGGAGAGGACGAGGATGGAGGAGCTGTGGCAGCGCGAGGTCGGCGGCCTCCCACCCAAGTGCTTCGCCAACTCCGTCATGGCCTCCAAG GAGTATGTGCAGTCTCTCAACATCCAAATGCGGCTACGGAAGCACAGGGGCTGTGTCAACACGATAAGCTTCAGCGCCGACGGGAGGCTGCTCCTCTCCGGGTCCGACGACCGGACCCTCGTGCTCTGGGACTGGCAGGAGGCGGCGCCGGCCTTGTCGTTCCACACCGGGCACAGCAACAACGTCTACCACGCGCTGTTCATGCCTGTCTCGGGTGATCGGAGCATCGTCTCATGCGCTGCTGATGGGGAG GTGATCCATTCGCAGATACAGGAAGGGGGTCGAGTGATTACAGACAAACTCGTTGAGTTGGAGTTTGCAGTACACAGGTTGGCTGTTGAGCCAGCAAGTCCTCACACGTTCTACTGCTGCTGCCAAGATAGCTCCGtgtggctt TTTGATCTCAGGGGGGAAAATGCCATGGAACTATTTAAATGTAGGGCTCCGGACTATTACGCTGCTGAAAACATCGCACTCTATGCTATTGCCTTAGACCCAAGGAAGCCCTGTTGTTTCGCAGTTGCTGGATCAGATCAGTATGTAAGGATATATGATACCCGCAAGATTTTTGTGGATGGGAATTCTAGTTCCAGTCGCCCAACTGAGCACTTCTGCCCTCCACATTTGATTGGTCAAATTGAAGAAGAAATAACTGGTTTGGCCTACTCACAGACCAGCGAGCTATTAGCGTCCTATAGTCATGACGATATCTACCTTTTCTCAAGAGAGCATGGTTTACACTTCAACAATGTTGAGGTCAATAAACAACTCCTGAAGGATGCGATTGACCCTTCCTTTTCCTTTGGTGATAAGTTGCCTATACCTAAGACATTCAAGGGACACGAGAACGTAGAAACCATGAAGGGGGTCAACTTCCTTGGGCCCAACTGTGATTTTGTTACCTCAGGGTCAGACTGTGGCAATATATGTATCTGGAGAAAGAAGGATGCAGAACTGATCAGAGCGATGCGTGGAGATAAGCGGATTGTAAACTGTGTCGAACAGCACCCTTGTGGGATTGTTCTAGCAAGTAGTGGCATTGATAAAGATATCAAGATTTGGGAACCTGGTGAAGGTGAAAACCTCTCCATCACTGAAGCTCACGAG ATATTTGGATCTCCAGTGATTATGATTCTGATGGCTTTATTATCAACGACGGCTTTGGTTATGTGA
- the LOC136520354 gene encoding serine/arginine-rich splicing factor SR45a-like produces the protein MADSPRRRYSRSPSYSRGHPKARSRSQSPARSQSRSPVPDPRSQARSRSRSHEREEDAVNRGNTLYVTGLSSRVTERDVKDYFSKHGRVVGCHVVLEPHTRVSRGFAFVTMDTVEEAERCIKYLNDSVMEGRNITVEKSRRGRPRTPTPGSYLGHRYERRERGRFRRGYGGGRDEYYGNGGGYGYGRSPPPTYSSYRESRDYYPSYRESRDYYPSYRDSRDYSPHRDPRDYYESRGGGRGYSPPPYGGGRSRRERSISPYRMPERGYGGGRRAGGGGYDR, from the exons ATG GCCGATTCCCCGCGCAGGAG GTACTCGAGGTCCCCTTCATACAGCAGGGGGCACCCAAAAGCGAGGTCAAGGTCACAATCTCCAGCTCGTTCTCAGTCTAGGTCACCTGTGCCTGATCCTAGATCTCAGGCGAGGTCAAGGTCTAGAAGCCATGAGAG GGAGGAGGATGCTGTTAACCGCGGAAATACTCTGTATGTGACTGGGCTCTCTTCCAGGGTGACTGAAAGGGATGTTAAAGATTATTTCTCTAAGCATGGAAGG GTTGTTGGTTGCCATGTTGTTCTTGAACCCCATACACGTGTTTCCCGTGGATTTGCCTTTGTCACCATGGACACTGTTGAAGAAGCTGAGCGTTGCATCAAGTATCTTAATGATTCTGTAATGGAAGGTCGAAACATCACAGTTGAGAAG TCACGCCGTGGTCGCCCAAGGACACCAACTCCTGGAAGCTATCTTG GCCATCGGTACGAGCGTAGAGAGCGCGGGAGATTCCGTAGAGGCTATGGTGGTGGACGAGATGAGTATTACGGCAATGGCGGTGGGTATGGCTACGGCAGGTCTCCGCCTCCCACGTACTCTTCCTACAGGGAGAGCCGAGACTATTATCCCTCCTACAGGGAGAGCCGGGACTATTATCCCTCCTACAGGGACAGCCGGGACTACTCTCCCCACAGGGACCCTCGAGACTACTACGAAAGCAGGGGCGGCGGCCGGGGCTACTCCCCGCCTCCTTATGGCGGTGGTAGATCAAGGAGGGAGCGATCGATTTCGCCGTATCGGATGCCAGAAAGGGGCTATGGTGGAGGCCGCCGAGCGGGCGGCGGTGGCTATGACAGGTAA